In Equus przewalskii isolate Varuska chromosome 6, EquPr2, whole genome shotgun sequence, one DNA window encodes the following:
- the UBASH3B gene encoding ubiquitin-associated and SH3 domain-containing protein B isoform X3 — protein MAQYGHPSPLGMAAREELYSKVTPRRNRQQRPGTIKHGSALDVLLSMGFPRARAQKALASTGGRSVQAACDWLFSHVGDPFLDDPLPREYVLYLRPTGPLAQKLSDFWQQSKQICGKNKAHNIFPHITLCQFFMCEDSKVDALGEALQTTVSRWKCKFSAPLPLELYTSSNFIGLFVKEDSAEVLKKFAADFAAEAASKTEVHVEPHKKQLHVTLAYHFQASHLPTLEKLAQNIDVKLGCDWVATIFSRDIRFANHETLQVIYPYTPQNDDELELVPGDFIFMSPMEQTSTSEGWIYGTSLTTGCSGLLPENYITKADECSTWIFHGSYSILNTSSSNALSFGDGILERRQYEDQGLGEPTPLTIICQPTQALRVNSQPGPQKRCLFVCRHGERMDVVFGKYWLSQCFDAKGRYIRTNLNMPHSLPQRSGGFRDYEKDAPITVFGCMQARLVGEALLESNTIIDHVYCSPSLRCVQTAYNILKGLQQENHLKIRVEPGLFEWTKWVAGNTLPAWIPPSELAAANLSVDTTYRNSNKLLSPCQRPSSLWPGRRMSCCQH, from the exons ACAAAAAGCCTTGGCATCCACAGGAGGAAGAAGTGTTCAGGCAGCATGTGACTG GTTATTCTCCCACGTCGGTGATCCCTTCCTGGATGACCCTCTGCCCCGGGAGTACGTCCTCTACCTCCGCCCCACTGGCCCCTTAGCACAGAAGCTCTCCGACTTTTGGCAACAGTCGAAGCAGATCTGCGGGAAGAACAAGGCACACAACATCTTCCCACACATCACCCTCTGCCAGTTCTTTATG TGTGAGGACAGCAAGGTGGACGCCCTGGGGGAAGCCCTGCAGACCACCGTCAGTCGCTGGAAGTGTAAGTTCTCAGCCCCGCTGCCCCTGGAGCTCTATACCTCCTCCAACTTCATCGGCCTCTTCGTGAAGGAAGACAGCGCAGAGGTCCTCAAGAAGTTTGCCGCTGATTTTGCTGCAGAGGCGGCATCCAAAACCG aagTACATGTGGAACCTCATAAGAAGCAGCTGCATGTGACCCTGGCTTACCACTTCCAAGCTAGCCACCTACCCACCCTGGAGAAACTAGCCCAGAATATTGATGTGAAACTAGGGTGTGACTGGGTGGCTACCATATTCTCTCGGGACATCCGATTTGCTAACCATGAG ACATTACAGGTGATCTACCCTTACACCCCACAAAATGATGATGAGCTGGAGCTGGTCCCTGGGGACTTCATCTTCATGTCTCCCATGGAGCAGACCAGCACCAGCGAGGGCTGGATCTATGGCACATCCTTAACTACTGGCTGTTCGGGACTCCTGCCCGAGAACTACATTACCAAGGCTGACGAATGCAGCACCTGGATCTTTCATGG TTCTTACTCGATCTTGAATACATCATCTTCCAATGCTCTGTCATTTGGTGATGGCATATTGGAGAGGCGACAGTATGAggaccagggcctgggggagccaACTCCCCTGACTATCATCTGCCAGCCCACGCAG gcTCTGAGAGTCAATAGCCAGCCTGGCCCTCAAAAGAGATGCCTCTTTGTGTGTCGGCACGGTGAGAGGATGGATGTTGTGTTTGGGAAGTACTGGCTATCCCAGTGCTTTGATGCCAAAG GCCGCTACATACGCACCAACCTGAACATGCCTCACAGTTTACCTCAGCGAAGCGGTGGTTTCCGGGATTATGAGAAAGATGCTCCAATCACCGTGTTTGGATGCATGCAAGCAAGACTAGTGG GTGAAGCCCTATTGGAGAGTAACACCATTATTGACCACGTCTACTGCTCCCCATCCCTGCGCTGCGTTCAGACTGCATACAACATCCTGAAAG GTTTACAACAAGAAAATCACTTGAAGATCCGTGTAGAGCCGGGCTTATTTGAGTGGACAAAATGGGTTGCTGGGAACACGTTACCTGCGTGGATACCTCCATCAGAGTTAGCTGCAGCCAACCTGAGTGTTGATACAACCTACAG AAACAGCAATAAATTGTTGTCCCCATGCCAACGGCCATCATCCCTCTGGCCTGGAAGGAGGATGAGCTGCTGCCAACATTGA
- the UBASH3B gene encoding ubiquitin-associated and SH3 domain-containing protein B isoform X4: MAQYGHPSPLGMAAREELYSKVTPRRNRQQRPGTIKHGSALDVLLSMGFPRARAQKALASTGGRSVQAACDWLFSHVGDPFLDDPLPREYVLYLRPTGPLAQKLSDFWQQSKQICGKNKAHNIFPHITLCQFFMCEDSKVDALGEALQTTVSRWKCKFSAPLPLELYTSSNFIGLFVKEDSAEVLKKFAADFAAEAASKTEVHVEPHKKQLHVTLAYHFQASHLPTLEKLAQNIDVKLGCDWVATIFSRDIRFANHETLQVIYPYTPQNDDELELVPGDFIFMSPMEQTSTSEGWIYGTSLTTGCSGLLPENYITKADECSTWIFHGSYSILNTSSSNALSFGDGILERRQYEDQGLGEPTPLTIICQPTQALRVNSQPGPQKRCLFVCRHGERMDVVFGKYWLSQCFDAKGRYIRTNLNMPHSLPQRSGGFRDYEKDAPITVFGCMQARLVGEALLESNTIIDHVYCSPSLRCVQTAYNILKGLQQENHLKIRVEPGLFEWTKWVAGNTLPAWIPPSELAAANLSVDTTYRSVHQLMMQIQKAGGREGK; encoded by the exons ACAAAAAGCCTTGGCATCCACAGGAGGAAGAAGTGTTCAGGCAGCATGTGACTG GTTATTCTCCCACGTCGGTGATCCCTTCCTGGATGACCCTCTGCCCCGGGAGTACGTCCTCTACCTCCGCCCCACTGGCCCCTTAGCACAGAAGCTCTCCGACTTTTGGCAACAGTCGAAGCAGATCTGCGGGAAGAACAAGGCACACAACATCTTCCCACACATCACCCTCTGCCAGTTCTTTATG TGTGAGGACAGCAAGGTGGACGCCCTGGGGGAAGCCCTGCAGACCACCGTCAGTCGCTGGAAGTGTAAGTTCTCAGCCCCGCTGCCCCTGGAGCTCTATACCTCCTCCAACTTCATCGGCCTCTTCGTGAAGGAAGACAGCGCAGAGGTCCTCAAGAAGTTTGCCGCTGATTTTGCTGCAGAGGCGGCATCCAAAACCG aagTACATGTGGAACCTCATAAGAAGCAGCTGCATGTGACCCTGGCTTACCACTTCCAAGCTAGCCACCTACCCACCCTGGAGAAACTAGCCCAGAATATTGATGTGAAACTAGGGTGTGACTGGGTGGCTACCATATTCTCTCGGGACATCCGATTTGCTAACCATGAG ACATTACAGGTGATCTACCCTTACACCCCACAAAATGATGATGAGCTGGAGCTGGTCCCTGGGGACTTCATCTTCATGTCTCCCATGGAGCAGACCAGCACCAGCGAGGGCTGGATCTATGGCACATCCTTAACTACTGGCTGTTCGGGACTCCTGCCCGAGAACTACATTACCAAGGCTGACGAATGCAGCACCTGGATCTTTCATGG TTCTTACTCGATCTTGAATACATCATCTTCCAATGCTCTGTCATTTGGTGATGGCATATTGGAGAGGCGACAGTATGAggaccagggcctgggggagccaACTCCCCTGACTATCATCTGCCAGCCCACGCAG gcTCTGAGAGTCAATAGCCAGCCTGGCCCTCAAAAGAGATGCCTCTTTGTGTGTCGGCACGGTGAGAGGATGGATGTTGTGTTTGGGAAGTACTGGCTATCCCAGTGCTTTGATGCCAAAG GCCGCTACATACGCACCAACCTGAACATGCCTCACAGTTTACCTCAGCGAAGCGGTGGTTTCCGGGATTATGAGAAAGATGCTCCAATCACCGTGTTTGGATGCATGCAAGCAAGACTAGTGG GTGAAGCCCTATTGGAGAGTAACACCATTATTGACCACGTCTACTGCTCCCCATCCCTGCGCTGCGTTCAGACTGCATACAACATCCTGAAAG GTTTACAACAAGAAAATCACTTGAAGATCCGTGTAGAGCCGGGCTTATTTGAGTGGACAAAATGGGTTGCTGGGAACACGTTACCTGCGTGGATACCTCCATCAGAGTTAGCTGCAGCCAACCTGAGTGTTGATACAACCTACAG GAGCGTGCACCAGCTAATGATGCAGATCCAGAAGGCtggggggagagaagggaaatga
- the UBASH3B gene encoding ubiquitin-associated and SH3 domain-containing protein B isoform X5, with amino-acid sequence MAQYGHPSPLGMAAREELYSKVTPRRNRQQRPGTIKHGSALDVLLSMGFPRARAQKALASTGGRSVQAACDWLFSHVGDPFLDDPLPREYVLYLRPTGPLAQKLSDFWQQSKQICGKNKAHNIFPHITLCQFFMCEDSKVDALGEALQTTVSRWKCKFSAPLPLELYTSSNFIGLFVKEDSAEVLKKFAADFAAEAASKTEVHVEPHKKQLHVTLAYHFQASHLPTLEKLAQNIDVKLGCDWVATIFSRDIRFANHETLQVIYPYTPQNDDELELVPGDFIFMSPMEQTSTSEGWIYGTSLTTGCSGLLPENYITKADECSTWIFHGSYSILNTSSSNALSFGDGILERRQYEDQGLGEPTPLTIICQPTQALRVNSQPGPQKRCLFVCRHGERMDVVFGKYWLSQCFDAKGRYIRTNLNMPHSLPQRSGGFRDYEKDAPITVFGCMQARLVGEALLESNTIIDHVYCSPSLRCVQTAYNILKGLQQENHLKIRVEPGLFEWTKWVAGNTLPAWIPPSELAAANLSVDTTYSCRSLYLWYVGRRLNVA; translated from the exons ACAAAAAGCCTTGGCATCCACAGGAGGAAGAAGTGTTCAGGCAGCATGTGACTG GTTATTCTCCCACGTCGGTGATCCCTTCCTGGATGACCCTCTGCCCCGGGAGTACGTCCTCTACCTCCGCCCCACTGGCCCCTTAGCACAGAAGCTCTCCGACTTTTGGCAACAGTCGAAGCAGATCTGCGGGAAGAACAAGGCACACAACATCTTCCCACACATCACCCTCTGCCAGTTCTTTATG TGTGAGGACAGCAAGGTGGACGCCCTGGGGGAAGCCCTGCAGACCACCGTCAGTCGCTGGAAGTGTAAGTTCTCAGCCCCGCTGCCCCTGGAGCTCTATACCTCCTCCAACTTCATCGGCCTCTTCGTGAAGGAAGACAGCGCAGAGGTCCTCAAGAAGTTTGCCGCTGATTTTGCTGCAGAGGCGGCATCCAAAACCG aagTACATGTGGAACCTCATAAGAAGCAGCTGCATGTGACCCTGGCTTACCACTTCCAAGCTAGCCACCTACCCACCCTGGAGAAACTAGCCCAGAATATTGATGTGAAACTAGGGTGTGACTGGGTGGCTACCATATTCTCTCGGGACATCCGATTTGCTAACCATGAG ACATTACAGGTGATCTACCCTTACACCCCACAAAATGATGATGAGCTGGAGCTGGTCCCTGGGGACTTCATCTTCATGTCTCCCATGGAGCAGACCAGCACCAGCGAGGGCTGGATCTATGGCACATCCTTAACTACTGGCTGTTCGGGACTCCTGCCCGAGAACTACATTACCAAGGCTGACGAATGCAGCACCTGGATCTTTCATGG TTCTTACTCGATCTTGAATACATCATCTTCCAATGCTCTGTCATTTGGTGATGGCATATTGGAGAGGCGACAGTATGAggaccagggcctgggggagccaACTCCCCTGACTATCATCTGCCAGCCCACGCAG gcTCTGAGAGTCAATAGCCAGCCTGGCCCTCAAAAGAGATGCCTCTTTGTGTGTCGGCACGGTGAGAGGATGGATGTTGTGTTTGGGAAGTACTGGCTATCCCAGTGCTTTGATGCCAAAG GCCGCTACATACGCACCAACCTGAACATGCCTCACAGTTTACCTCAGCGAAGCGGTGGTTTCCGGGATTATGAGAAAGATGCTCCAATCACCGTGTTTGGATGCATGCAAGCAAGACTAGTGG GTGAAGCCCTATTGGAGAGTAACACCATTATTGACCACGTCTACTGCTCCCCATCCCTGCGCTGCGTTCAGACTGCATACAACATCCTGAAAG GTTTACAACAAGAAAATCACTTGAAGATCCGTGTAGAGCCGGGCTTATTTGAGTGGACAAAATGGGTTGCTGGGAACACGTTACCTGCGTGGATACCTCCATCAGAGTTAGCTGCAGCCAACCTGAGTGTTGATACAACCTACAG ttgtaggtccctctatttgtggtatgtgggacgccgcctcaatgtggcctga